In Spirochaeta thermophila DSM 6578, the following proteins share a genomic window:
- a CDS encoding methyl-accepting chemotaxis protein, translating to MRLRTTLLFIIGALLAGSILSIFIFRAGMRRLEDASGFGIQMERAVGQFYQYSNAVRMTMSQEAGSTTLVQLMSLWDLAENSFERELSLLTGHPGKALMDESLRSKVEGSYGLWKNTVERMRPTKETVRTLSKDPSLPAQYKRGLYVLYARLILEEGQDARVAELHDIITELQDNLRTLDNQLGAELQNLSKEVQDKVALLVRQTQISVIVSIGFVLLLVSLLIARILVVLSRRIRRVEHVLNQVNNRDLTVRADLRGRDEFAEMASYINTVLDALQGFFSSVRATVAHLNELRLAFAHTSSQTVAAVTEINRNLDSLSTAFRRVLDEQAGPAVEEVEKIHRAIADLSQVVSHQRENVETITSSIEEVNASIQSVTRLLEERVARFDQVREMVHRGGAFLSSANDAVEEIGTAISNVMEIIGIINTVAAQTNLLSLNAAIESAHAGDAGRGFAVVAEEIRKLAEATAGHASRITATLREMHEKVDTATRTSRESVQVFDSVVKEIDESVLALNEVVANVTEMAKGGAQVLGGSQEVSRDARLIDERMKDVSRGADVLRGSIQSVYSLSEDVLRGLTEIEGGAREILQGASEIERLARGTSEYVERLSGMLGEYVLEGSGDDASGERGHPGP from the coding sequence ATGCGATTACGTACCACGCTCCTCTTCATCATCGGGGCGCTCCTCGCGGGGAGCATCCTTTCCATCTTCATCTTCCGGGCGGGGATGCGGCGTCTCGAGGACGCCTCCGGGTTCGGTATCCAGATGGAACGGGCCGTCGGCCAGTTCTACCAGTACAGCAACGCCGTGAGAATGACGATGAGCCAGGAGGCGGGAAGCACCACGCTCGTACAACTCATGTCACTCTGGGATCTCGCGGAGAACTCGTTCGAGCGGGAGCTTTCGCTCCTCACCGGTCATCCTGGAAAGGCCCTCATGGACGAATCCCTACGGAGCAAGGTCGAGGGCTCGTACGGGCTCTGGAAGAACACCGTGGAGCGGATGCGCCCCACCAAGGAGACGGTGCGCACGCTCTCGAAAGATCCCTCCCTCCCCGCCCAGTACAAGCGGGGGCTCTACGTGCTCTACGCCCGTCTCATCCTCGAAGAGGGGCAGGATGCCCGGGTTGCCGAGCTCCACGACATCATCACCGAACTCCAGGACAACCTCAGGACCCTCGACAACCAATTGGGGGCCGAGCTGCAGAACCTCTCGAAAGAAGTGCAGGACAAGGTGGCGCTCCTCGTACGACAGACCCAGATCTCGGTGATCGTGTCCATAGGATTCGTCCTTCTTCTCGTGAGTCTGCTCATCGCCCGGATCCTGGTGGTCCTCTCCCGCCGCATCCGCCGGGTGGAGCACGTGCTCAACCAGGTGAACAACAGGGACCTCACGGTCCGGGCCGACCTCAGGGGAAGGGACGAGTTCGCCGAAATGGCCTCCTACATCAACACCGTGCTGGATGCCCTGCAGGGTTTCTTCTCCTCGGTTCGGGCGACGGTGGCCCATCTGAACGAGCTCCGACTCGCCTTTGCGCATACCTCGAGCCAGACCGTGGCCGCGGTGACCGAGATCAATCGGAACCTCGATTCCCTGAGCACCGCCTTCCGTCGCGTGCTCGACGAACAGGCCGGTCCGGCGGTGGAGGAGGTCGAGAAGATCCACCGGGCCATCGCCGACCTCTCGCAGGTGGTCTCCCACCAGCGTGAGAACGTGGAGACCATCACGAGTTCCATCGAGGAAGTGAACGCCTCGATCCAGAGCGTCACCCGACTCCTCGAGGAGCGGGTGGCCCGTTTCGACCAGGTGAGAGAGATGGTGCACCGCGGAGGGGCCTTCCTCTCCTCGGCGAACGATGCGGTCGAGGAGATAGGGACGGCCATCTCCAACGTCATGGAGATCATCGGGATCATCAACACCGTGGCAGCCCAGACCAACCTTCTCTCTCTCAACGCCGCCATCGAGAGCGCCCACGCAGGCGACGCGGGGCGCGGTTTCGCGGTGGTCGCGGAGGAGATCAGGAAACTGGCCGAGGCCACGGCGGGGCACGCCTCGAGGATCACCGCCACCCTCAGAGAGATGCACGAGAAGGTGGACACCGCCACTCGCACGAGTCGTGAGAGCGTGCAGGTCTTCGACTCGGTGGTGAAGGAGATCGACGAGTCCGTGCTCGCCCTCAACGAGGTGGTGGCGAACGTCACGGAGATGGCGAAGGGGGGTGCACAGGTCCTCGGGGGAAGCCAGGAGGTGTCCCGGGACGCCCGCCTCATCGACGAGCGGATGAAGGACGTCTCGCGTGGTGCCGACGTACTGCGGGGCTCCATCCAATCGGTGTACAGCCTCTCGGAGGACGTCCTTCGAGGGCTCACCGAGATAGAAGGAGGGGCGCGCGAGATACTCCAGGGCGCCTCGGAGATCGAACGGCTTGCCCGGGGTACGTCCGAGTACGTGGAACGTCTCTCCGGCATGCTGGGCGAGTACGTGCTCGAGGGGAGCGGGGACGATGCCTCTGGTGAGCGTGGTCATCCCGGTCCATAA
- a CDS encoding glycosyltransferase family 2 protein has translation MPLVSVVIPVHNRASLLEEALASVVRQTWRDLEVIVVDDGSEDGSAEVGERRGARVVRMAHCGRPGKVRNVGVEHARGDLVAFLDSDDLWEPEKLSRQMAVWEGRAGEGIPLVHAREVWMRKGRIVSQAGQVHRREGDVFPWAVRKCIIGPSTVLMERRVFEDLGGFREDLEIAEDYEFWLRLTDRYPVAYLDEPVVVKRAGDWEQLSEKYGHIEVFRIMALKPLVDEDVFLPEHRGVAREELLRKCEVHARGARKRGRMEEAERFLSCVEAYRRGEKRAPDPWSGLVEESDVP, from the coding sequence ATGCCTCTGGTGAGCGTGGTCATCCCGGTCCATAACAGGGCTTCCTTGCTGGAGGAGGCCCTCGCCTCCGTGGTACGCCAGACCTGGCGCGATCTGGAGGTGATCGTGGTCGACGACGGGTCCGAGGACGGGAGCGCCGAGGTGGGGGAGCGCCGGGGGGCCCGAGTGGTGAGGATGGCGCACTGCGGCCGGCCGGGGAAGGTGAGGAACGTGGGGGTGGAACATGCGAGGGGGGATCTCGTCGCCTTTCTCGACTCCGACGACCTGTGGGAACCCGAGAAGCTCTCACGTCAGATGGCGGTCTGGGAAGGGCGCGCGGGTGAGGGTATCCCTCTCGTCCATGCCCGCGAGGTGTGGATGAGGAAGGGACGGATCGTCTCCCAGGCCGGGCAGGTGCACAGACGGGAGGGGGATGTATTCCCCTGGGCCGTGAGGAAGTGCATCATCGGCCCTTCCACGGTCCTGATGGAACGACGCGTCTTCGAGGACCTGGGCGGTTTCCGGGAAGACCTGGAGATCGCCGAGGACTACGAGTTCTGGCTCAGGCTCACCGACAGGTATCCCGTGGCCTACCTCGACGAGCCTGTGGTGGTGAAGCGGGCGGGAGACTGGGAACAGCTTTCGGAGAAGTACGGGCACATCGAGGTCTTCAGGATCATGGCCCTCAAGCCCCTCGTGGATGAGGACGTGTTCCTCCCCGAACACAGGGGGGTGGCCCGGGAGGAGCTCCTACGGAAGTGCGAGGTGCACGCCCGGGGGGCTCGCAAGCGGGGGAGGATGGAGGAGGCGGAGCGTTTCCTCTCGTGCGTCGAGGCCTACAGGAGGGGAGAGAAGAGGGCCCCGGATCCCTGGTCAGGTCTTGTCGAGGAATCCGACGTGCCGTGA
- a CDS encoding UTP--glucose-1-phosphate uridylyltransferase, whose amino-acid sequence MKGVIVAAGYGTRFLPATKTVPKELLPLVDIPSLQFIIDEFTASGVDEILVISSRRKKALEDYLDREIELELALERAGKPGLLDRIAPPRAHVFIVRQQEMRGTGHALLCARPFIGDEPFVVAYPDDLHFGNPPLTAQLIKTYRETGCCVLASIHDPPDLSRYGVLKLASDGLHVEDMVEKPAPGTEPSREISIGRYLFTPDVFPLLEEGWKTHTGGEYYHLYALRRLMAQGKVVHKRVEGKRIDTGEPSGYLEAILDYALTRDDLREPLRRWISRHVGFLDKT is encoded by the coding sequence ATGAAAGGCGTCATCGTCGCGGCCGGCTACGGCACCCGTTTCCTTCCCGCCACCAAGACCGTGCCCAAGGAGCTCCTCCCTCTCGTCGACATCCCCTCCCTCCAGTTCATCATAGACGAGTTCACCGCATCCGGGGTCGACGAGATCCTCGTCATCTCCTCGCGCAGGAAAAAGGCCCTCGAAGACTACCTGGACAGGGAAATCGAGCTCGAGCTCGCTCTGGAACGGGCAGGGAAGCCGGGCCTCCTCGACCGCATCGCCCCACCCCGAGCCCACGTCTTCATCGTGCGCCAGCAGGAGATGAGGGGCACGGGTCACGCCCTGCTCTGTGCCAGACCCTTCATCGGTGACGAGCCCTTCGTGGTGGCCTACCCCGACGACCTCCACTTCGGGAACCCACCCCTCACCGCCCAGCTCATCAAGACCTACCGGGAGACGGGCTGCTGTGTCCTTGCGAGCATACACGACCCTCCCGACCTCTCCCGGTACGGCGTGCTCAAACTTGCATCAGACGGTCTTCACGTGGAAGACATGGTGGAGAAACCCGCACCCGGCACGGAACCGAGTCGCGAGATCTCCATCGGAAGGTACCTCTTCACGCCCGACGTGTTCCCCCTCCTCGAAGAGGGATGGAAGACGCACACCGGAGGTGAATACTACCACCTCTACGCCCTGCGGCGCCTCATGGCCCAGGGAAAGGTCGTTCACAAACGCGTGGAAGGGAAACGAATCGACACCGGGGAACCGTCCGGCTACCTCGAGGCGATCCTCGACTACGCCCTCACCCGGGACGACCTTCGGGAACCCTTGAGACGGTGGATCTCACGGCACGTCGGATTCCTCGACAAGACCTGA
- a CDS encoding ATP-binding response regulator, with the protein MSEGRIMVVEDDILTLSFLVKLFERRGFEVEGVPSGGEAVRRVEELGEFDLVLLDIVMPGLSGVEVCELIRERYPMFRLPVLFLTALAQPSEVARALEAGGNDYIVKPPQEDELFARVRNLIRLKRAVEENEELQELLRLKERLFNLVAHDVKVPASSILQAAALLREGVPAGLERYLSGIEEAAGRILGLVKGFLGYARVRRLVDLERGAPVDLSVLLLQVVQRWKDRARAKGVGVAYGFDRGRPWTVRGDPLLLEELMDNLVGNAVKYTYPDTLVRVMLEERDGRVRFAVADEGPGVKETDRERIFQEFVSLSREGGMGLGLALVREVARLHGARVGVEDAEGGGAVFWVEFEGTVERDREDGL; encoded by the coding sequence GTGTCAGAGGGACGCATAATGGTGGTGGAGGACGATATCCTCACGCTCTCGTTCCTCGTGAAGCTCTTCGAGCGGCGGGGGTTCGAGGTGGAAGGGGTGCCTTCGGGGGGAGAGGCGGTCCGTCGGGTGGAGGAACTCGGGGAGTTCGATCTCGTGCTCCTCGATATCGTGATGCCGGGCTTGAGCGGGGTGGAGGTGTGCGAGCTCATCAGGGAGCGGTATCCCATGTTCAGGTTACCCGTTCTCTTCCTCACGGCCCTGGCTCAGCCGTCCGAGGTGGCACGGGCCCTCGAGGCCGGCGGGAACGACTACATCGTGAAACCGCCGCAGGAGGACGAGCTCTTCGCCCGGGTGCGGAACCTCATCCGGCTCAAACGGGCGGTGGAGGAGAACGAAGAACTCCAGGAGCTCCTGAGACTCAAGGAACGGCTCTTCAACCTGGTGGCTCACGACGTGAAGGTTCCCGCCTCGAGCATCCTCCAGGCGGCAGCCCTGCTCAGGGAAGGGGTTCCGGCGGGGCTGGAGCGGTATCTCTCGGGGATAGAGGAGGCGGCGGGTCGGATCCTGGGTCTGGTGAAGGGGTTTCTGGGGTATGCGCGGGTGCGGCGTCTCGTGGATCTGGAGAGAGGAGCGCCGGTGGACCTTTCGGTGCTCCTCCTCCAGGTGGTCCAGCGATGGAAGGATCGGGCGAGGGCGAAGGGGGTGGGCGTGGCCTATGGGTTCGACCGGGGGCGCCCCTGGACGGTGCGGGGCGACCCCCTGCTCCTCGAGGAGCTCATGGACAACCTGGTGGGCAACGCGGTGAAGTACACGTATCCCGACACCCTGGTGCGGGTGATGCTGGAGGAGCGGGACGGCAGGGTGCGATTCGCGGTGGCCGACGAGGGGCCGGGGGTGAAGGAGACCGACAGGGAGCGGATATTCCAGGAGTTCGTGTCGCTCTCGAGGGAGGGAGGAATGGGGCTCGGGCTCGCGCTGGTGCGGGAGGTGGCACGGCTGCACGGGGCGAGGGTGGGGGTGGAGGATGCGGAGGGGGGTGGGGCGGTCTTCTGGGTGGAGTTCGAAGGGACGGTTGAGCGGGACCGAGAGGATGGGCTATGA
- a CDS encoding tRNA dihydrouridine synthase yields the protein MQTNPSLFPLNGEFPLFLAPMAELTHSGFRTLIHTWGGCSVYATEMISAPGLLSKGPYERFYLDFSPDPSRTIVQLVGYDMDSLVQAAGILAEHPILGVDINMGCAAPEIRKRGGGAGWLLRGEEAVRLVGEVRRLLPPHLSLSVKIRIPESLPLEEFILFLQRLAKQGLSFITVHPKGLKEKHDRPARWDLIPPLLEEIPIPVVGNGNITSLDVYRKKREELPRLAGIMIGRKAVEAPWFFAYLRSRERGGGGPFTVNLEETARSFLELLSRHQPPEFHLSRARRFFRYYTRNLFFGHTLLSELLKADSLTEMERLLSAYFERHPEEIVHEEK from the coding sequence ATGCAAACAAATCCTTCCCTGTTCCCGCTTAATGGCGAATTCCCCCTCTTCCTCGCCCCCATGGCGGAGCTCACCCATTCCGGATTCAGGACCCTCATCCATACATGGGGGGGCTGCAGTGTCTACGCCACGGAGATGATAAGCGCTCCCGGGCTCCTCTCGAAGGGACCCTACGAACGTTTCTATCTCGACTTCTCTCCGGACCCGTCGCGTACCATCGTCCAGCTCGTGGGGTACGACATGGACTCCCTCGTACAGGCGGCCGGGATCCTCGCGGAGCACCCGATCCTGGGGGTGGATATCAACATGGGATGCGCCGCCCCCGAGATACGCAAGCGGGGAGGCGGAGCGGGATGGCTCCTCAGAGGAGAAGAGGCCGTACGCCTCGTGGGGGAAGTCCGAAGGCTCCTCCCCCCTCACCTCTCCCTCTCCGTGAAGATCCGCATCCCGGAGTCCCTCCCTCTCGAGGAATTCATCCTCTTCCTTCAGAGGCTCGCGAAGCAGGGCCTTTCCTTCATCACCGTACACCCCAAGGGACTCAAGGAGAAACACGACCGACCCGCGCGCTGGGACCTCATCCCTCCTCTCCTCGAGGAGATCCCGATACCCGTGGTGGGAAACGGGAACATCACCTCCCTCGATGTGTACCGGAAGAAGAGGGAGGAGCTACCGAGGCTCGCAGGCATCATGATCGGACGGAAGGCCGTGGAGGCCCCGTGGTTCTTCGCCTACCTCAGGTCGCGGGAACGAGGAGGGGGAGGACCGTTCACCGTGAATCTCGAGGAGACCGCCCGTTCCTTCCTGGAGCTTCTCTCCCGCCACCAACCCCCCGAGTTCCACCTCTCCAGGGCGAGGAGATTCTTCAGGTACTACACGAGGAACCTCTTCTTCGGGCACACGCTCCTCTCCGAGCTCCTCAAGGCCGATTCCCTCACGGAGATGGAACGCCTGCTATCCGCGTACTTCGAACGGCATCCGGAAGAGATCGTCCACGAAGAGAAGTGA
- a CDS encoding methyl-accepting chemotaxis protein gives MLQVGLLVAGIVVGGGMAFFLLKGRMGKGVGNTMRLLSVVEDALEEISQGNLETSIRLSRDGNLKATPGPLRPIQTRLFRVVREVNRITGEPLHRVFYVGSDLFLEGITCAEDIGGRLGGRGKVALFARSPRHVGNMLRVQGFRNISGLRFPDLEILGPFFTGGTVEDAVRSVREVLRAHPDVAAVYCADETSPEGVCRAVKESGRKDLYLVVHELRDALIPYFEDGTLDVAMDQDLFFQGYNTAVHLFNYVVHSWRPASSHIPTTVDRVTKENFRDFWEPGKGVRISKERLARRAEPLGPSDRPVKILFIGDERYEVFEQIKQGVSQVAGVLSGYNAEVEWACPPAHRVRGGKMLSAYELIPYIKEKIAETSPDALAVTVKDRRIFPFLNHLAHEGLPIATYNTEPLTVRGLLYGISETAQDLFGLSTVLAQGTEESDLAMREIQSAITEVAESVESQQSTVQKGAEAVSHLMGSIQRVREGVDRQVEAVDASSALRGDLRDAVRTLGHQVDRLTHVREKMSEVVGRMEELGGFSQTIGEVVASIENVAVRTNLLALNAAIEAAHAGEAGKGFAVVAEEVRKLAQQSGVESSRIAQIVAQIQEQVGLTAASMEELSGEIQEQMGSLSSLMESFQVLIGKFLDSVERVSEVIEENKRQADLMDRDAQQVNTMIDEVVAVSEQNRAATEEVSAAIRELFAQMGSIRDMARQLAGTAQALKGAIVQFMSWR, from the coding sequence ATGCTGCAAGTAGGGCTGCTCGTTGCCGGTATCGTGGTTGGAGGGGGGATGGCCTTCTTCCTGCTCAAGGGGAGGATGGGGAAAGGGGTAGGGAACACGATGCGTCTTCTCTCGGTGGTGGAGGATGCCCTGGAGGAGATCTCTCAGGGGAACCTCGAGACATCGATCCGACTGTCGAGGGACGGAAATCTCAAGGCCACGCCCGGGCCTCTCAGGCCGATCCAGACCCGCCTCTTCAGGGTGGTCCGGGAGGTCAACAGGATCACCGGAGAGCCGCTCCACCGGGTCTTCTATGTGGGGAGCGATCTGTTCCTGGAGGGTATTACCTGCGCAGAGGACATCGGCGGCAGACTCGGCGGGAGAGGCAAGGTGGCCCTCTTCGCCCGTTCTCCCCGCCATGTGGGAAACATGCTCAGGGTCCAGGGGTTCCGGAACATCTCGGGCCTGAGGTTCCCCGATCTCGAGATCCTCGGTCCGTTCTTCACCGGAGGTACGGTGGAGGATGCCGTGAGGTCGGTTCGGGAGGTGCTTCGCGCTCATCCCGACGTGGCGGCCGTCTATTGCGCAGACGAGACGTCGCCCGAGGGTGTGTGCAGGGCCGTGAAGGAGTCGGGGAGGAAGGATCTCTATCTGGTGGTACACGAACTCCGGGATGCCCTCATCCCCTATTTCGAAGACGGGACCCTCGACGTGGCCATGGACCAGGATCTCTTCTTCCAGGGCTACAATACGGCGGTGCACCTCTTCAACTACGTGGTCCATTCCTGGAGGCCCGCCTCTTCGCACATCCCCACCACGGTGGACCGGGTGACGAAGGAGAACTTCAGAGACTTCTGGGAACCCGGCAAGGGGGTGAGGATCTCAAAGGAACGTCTCGCACGGAGGGCCGAGCCCCTGGGGCCGTCGGACAGACCGGTGAAAATCCTGTTCATAGGAGACGAGCGGTACGAGGTCTTCGAGCAGATCAAACAGGGGGTCTCCCAGGTGGCCGGGGTCCTCTCCGGTTACAACGCAGAGGTGGAGTGGGCGTGTCCTCCCGCCCACCGGGTGAGGGGAGGGAAGATGCTCTCCGCATACGAACTCATCCCCTACATCAAGGAAAAGATCGCCGAGACCTCTCCCGACGCCCTCGCGGTCACCGTGAAGGACCGCAGGATCTTTCCCTTCCTCAACCACCTGGCGCATGAGGGGCTCCCCATCGCCACGTACAACACCGAGCCCCTCACGGTTCGAGGACTGCTCTACGGTATCTCCGAGACCGCACAGGATCTCTTCGGTCTCAGCACGGTGCTCGCCCAGGGAACGGAGGAGTCGGATCTCGCCATGAGGGAGATCCAGAGCGCCATCACCGAGGTCGCCGAGAGCGTGGAGTCGCAGCAATCCACGGTGCAGAAGGGTGCCGAGGCGGTCTCGCACCTCATGGGGTCCATCCAGCGTGTGAGGGAGGGCGTGGACAGACAGGTGGAGGCGGTGGATGCCTCCAGCGCCCTGCGCGGGGACCTGCGGGATGCGGTGCGCACCCTCGGCCACCAGGTGGACAGACTCACCCACGTGCGGGAGAAGATGAGCGAAGTGGTGGGGAGGATGGAGGAACTGGGCGGGTTCTCGCAGACCATAGGAGAGGTGGTGGCTTCCATAGAGAACGTGGCGGTGCGTACGAACCTGCTCGCCCTCAATGCAGCCATCGAGGCCGCACATGCGGGGGAAGCGGGGAAGGGCTTCGCCGTGGTGGCGGAAGAGGTGAGAAAACTCGCCCAGCAGTCGGGGGTGGAGAGTTCAAGGATCGCGCAGATCGTTGCCCAGATACAGGAGCAGGTGGGCCTCACCGCAGCCTCCATGGAGGAACTCTCCGGCGAGATACAGGAGCAGATGGGGAGCCTCTCGTCGCTCATGGAGAGCTTTCAGGTCCTCATCGGGAAGTTCCTCGATTCGGTGGAGCGGGTCTCCGAAGTGATAGAGGAGAACAAACGGCAGGCCGACCTCATGGATCGGGACGCCCAACAGGTGAACACCATGATAGACGAGGTGGTGGCGGTGAGCGAGCAGAACCGGGCCGCCACGGAGGAGGTCTCGGCCGCCATCCGGGAGCTCTTCGCCCAGATGGGGAGTATCCGGGACATGGCCCGTCAGCTCGCCGGTACGGCGCAAGCTCTGAAGGGTGCCATCGTCCAGTTCATGTCCTGGAGGTAG
- a CDS encoding adenylate/guanylate cyclase domain-containing protein → MSIRIKVVLVIIPILVLSLLMAGLSSYFFATSGITRIAREFLGFKAEELEKYMLTQWQVLVESGLSDRPEMRSATQEGMASFAATLIRSTTELILAVDGEGALAFSTSPVELAPEDWGKIREVFEAGRAEGFFTLRLGDTERVGRGFFFEPFSWYVVLTEARTTFYQDVEKITTQTIYIVAGSILFASLLVFFFVGYLLRPLSRVVSTMQGIIASTDLSQRVPVEYHDEIGELSHTFNLMVEGLDRAYTSIKNYAMDAVVARRNEMKIRNIFQKYVPQDIIDQFFEHPESMLVGDNRVLAVLFSDIRSFTTISEGMPPDELVEALNRYFALMVDIITARNGIVDKYIGDAIMAFFGAPVKRPDDGYNAVLAAIEMTEKVKEFNQRQVEEGKPEFRIGVGINYGLVTVGNIGCEKKMDYTVIGDMVNLASRLEGLTKYYHQEIVISESLFRKVEGKLPVRLLDTVAVKGKHRGVRIYTVKRELSPRQGEIWKLHNEGMELYYTRRFDEAAVLFQRILELDPQDYPAQMLSKRCRLYVVEPPPPDWDGVEKMLVK, encoded by the coding sequence GTGAGCATACGGATAAAGGTGGTGCTCGTCATCATCCCCATCCTCGTGCTTTCGCTCTTGATGGCGGGGCTCTCTTCATACTTCTTCGCTACATCCGGTATCACCAGGATCGCGCGGGAGTTCCTCGGCTTCAAGGCCGAGGAGCTGGAGAAGTACATGCTCACACAGTGGCAGGTGCTTGTGGAGAGCGGACTCTCCGACAGGCCCGAGATGCGGTCTGCCACGCAGGAGGGGATGGCCTCGTTCGCCGCCACCCTCATAAGGAGCACCACTGAGCTCATCCTCGCCGTCGACGGAGAGGGTGCGCTCGCCTTCTCCACTTCTCCGGTGGAGCTGGCTCCGGAAGACTGGGGGAAGATACGGGAGGTCTTCGAGGCCGGGAGGGCGGAAGGGTTCTTCACCCTCAGGCTGGGGGATACGGAACGCGTGGGAAGGGGATTCTTCTTCGAACCCTTTTCCTGGTATGTGGTCCTCACCGAGGCGCGGACTACCTTCTACCAGGATGTGGAGAAGATCACCACCCAGACGATCTACATCGTGGCGGGAAGTATCCTGTTCGCCTCGCTCCTCGTGTTCTTCTTCGTAGGGTATCTCCTGCGCCCCCTGTCCCGTGTGGTCTCCACCATGCAGGGGATCATCGCTTCCACCGATCTCTCCCAGCGGGTGCCGGTGGAATACCACGACGAGATAGGTGAGCTCTCACACACGTTCAACTTGATGGTGGAGGGACTCGATCGGGCCTATACGAGCATCAAGAACTATGCCATGGATGCGGTGGTCGCCAGACGCAACGAGATGAAGATTCGAAACATCTTCCAGAAGTACGTACCGCAGGACATCATCGATCAGTTCTTCGAACATCCCGAATCCATGCTGGTGGGCGACAACCGGGTGCTCGCGGTGCTCTTTTCCGATATCAGGAGCTTCACCACCATCTCCGAGGGTATGCCCCCCGACGAGCTGGTCGAGGCCCTCAACCGCTACTTTGCGCTCATGGTGGACATCATCACCGCCCGCAACGGGATCGTGGACAAGTATATAGGCGATGCGATCATGGCCTTCTTCGGTGCCCCGGTGAAGCGGCCGGACGACGGATACAACGCCGTGCTGGCTGCGATAGAGATGACGGAAAAGGTGAAGGAGTTCAATCAGAGGCAGGTCGAGGAGGGGAAGCCCGAGTTCCGGATAGGGGTGGGTATCAACTACGGCCTCGTCACCGTGGGCAACATAGGGTGTGAGAAGAAGATGGACTACACGGTGATCGGGGATATGGTGAACCTCGCCTCCCGCCTGGAAGGACTCACGAAGTACTATCATCAGGAGATCGTCATCTCGGAGAGTCTTTTCCGGAAGGTGGAGGGGAAGCTCCCGGTGAGGCTCCTCGACACCGTGGCGGTGAAGGGGAAGCACCGGGGGGTGCGCATCTACACGGTGAAGCGTGAGCTCTCACCACGGCAGGGGGAGATCTGGAAGCTGCACAACGAGGGGATGGAGCTCTACTATACCCGAAGGTTCGACGAGGCCGCGGTGCTCTTCCAGCGGATCCTCGAGCTCGATCCTCAGGACTATCCCGCGCAGATGCTCTCCAAGCGGTGCAGGCTCTATGTCGTGGAACCGCCTCCTCCCGACTGGGACGGGGTGGAGAAGATGCTGGTGAAGTGA